From a region of the Cucumis sativus cultivar 9930 chromosome 6, Cucumber_9930_V3, whole genome shotgun sequence genome:
- the LOC101213807 gene encoding uncharacterized protein LOC101213807 — translation MDESWRMRIGMPELPRRRSAEGPSIRSFSKGAQPLSQEDFSDVFGGPPQSVLSRQFSGELGHKQFDFFYEEMFRPPEFFSSAKNAGRSLPVFRIPAGGEGFYNDIFGSDHERRSRDRSRQNSKGKSKSNSSSLLSSEEASPFRHVNGDDVVLSSFAAKLRPINIPTKWNSSKMKSEEHQKKQGMSFFPFNRSAPMENQYVDNEVKEPFRSSYSGFPRHVSSPETISIEPTSYRSMKVSMDDLEPNSPSSAISSLCQGSGANPDIQINVLAEEDDEVMSSYVIEIGSDNREGTNEAVALDEVIAWAKEKFNTQTPETDLSARLHDSEQFVETEGRSASCEIPGEQLGVHDITQSAEVEERIWSAEEEKAESEKDMEMEDIDEDIKLWSSGKETNIRLLLSTLHHILWPRSGWHVTPLTSLMEGSQVKKAYQKARLCLHPDKLQQRGATDMQKYVAEKAFTILQEAWTAFISQDAFF, via the exons ATGGACGAGTCTTGGAGAATGAGGATCGGGATGCCGGAACTTCCTCGAAGGCGATCGGCTGAGGGGCCGTCGATTCGGTCCTTCTCCAAAGGCGCCCAACCTCTGAGCCAAGAAGACTTCTCCGACGTCTTTGGTGGTCCGCCGCAGAGCGTTCTCTCGCGGCAATTCTCCGGCGAACTCGGACACAAGCAGTTCGACTTCTTCTACGAAGAAATGTTCCGACCGCCGGAATTCTTCTCTTCAGCAAAGAATGCTGGTCGAAGCTTACCAGTTTTCAGGATTCCGGCGGGAGGTGAGGGGTTTTACAACGACATATTCGGATCCGATCATGAACGGCGATCAAGAGATAGGTCAAGGCAGAACTCGAAGGGAAAGTCGAAATCCAACTCGTCGTCGTTGTTGAGCTCCGAGGAGGCAAGCCCTTTCCGGCATGTAAACGGTGACGACGTCGTGTTATCCTCCTTCGCTGCGAAGCTCAG GCCTATCAATATCCCAACAAAATGGAACTCATCAAAGATGAAGTCAGAGGAGCATCAAAAGAAACAAGGGATGTCGTTCTTTCCATTCAACCGTTCTGCTCCAATGGAAAACCAGTACGTTGATAATGAGGTTAAGGAACCTTTCAGGAGCTCCTATTCTGGGTTCCCTCGGCATGTGTCGTCTCCAGAAACTATTAGCATTGAACCAACTTCATACAGGAGCATGAAAGTATCAATGGATGATTTAGAACCTAATTCCCCATCGTCTGCTATCTCTTCATTGTGTCAGGGGTCAGGGGCCAATCCTGATATTCAAATAAATGTGTTGgcagaagaagatgatgaagtaATGAGCTCTTATGTAATTGAAATTGGTTCTGATAACAGAGAGGGGACAAACGAAGCAGTTGCACTTGATGAAGTGATTGCTTGGGCTAAAGAGAAGTTTAACACACAAACTCCTGAGACAGATTTAAGTGCAAGACTGCACGACAGTGAACAATTCGTTGAGACGGAAG GACGATCTGCTTCATGTGAAATTCCTGGTGAACAATTAGGGGTTCATGACATAACACAATCTGCAGAG GTAGAAGAAAGAATTTGGTCAGCTGAAGAGGAAAAGGCAGAGTCCGAAAAAGAT ATGGAAATGGAGGATATAGATGAAGATATAAAGTTATGGTCATCTGGGAAGGAAACAAACATCCGGCTGTTGCTTTCTACACTCCATCAT ATTCTATGGCCCAGGAGTGGCTGGCATGTAACTCCACTTACAAGCCTTATGGAGGGTTCACAAGTGAAGAAAGCTTATCAGAAAGCAAGATTATGCCTCCACCCGGACAAACTGCAACAGAGAGGAGCAACAGACATGCAAAAATATGTAGCTGAAAAAGCTTTTACTATTCTCCAG GAAGCATGGACAGCCTTCATATCTCAAGATGCTTTCTTTTGA
- the LOC105435971 gene encoding pentatricopeptide repeat-containing protein At1g09900: MLFIINFYFKFGRKQIRFHELNYLNKFQRGVANSDFVLNGVVYKCFDHFCLHPLACTEFGAFFSSSSWRDSSFGRSLRTYCTDIYGRNNGSDAANDEFQKTDLEDTGDSSFFGSPSEEHGKERHFKFGDDIEAEESNDEEEEDGDLGDAADLLGSNLSNRDPGQGNDCKKVEIGEDVFRHSLVRDTCKLIQLSSSWNRKFEGELRYLVRSLNPLQVCAVLLSQEDERNALRFFYWADRLWRYRHDSSVYLVMLEILSKTKLCQGAKRILRLMTRRRIQLCPEAFGFVMVSYSRAGRLRDAMKVLTLMQKAGVEPNLSICNTAIHILVMGNELKKALRFAERMVLIGIAPNVVTYNCLIKGYCNVHQVDQAMELIDQMPSKGCSPDKVSYYTVMGLLCRDKRLNEIRELIKKMQTDSKLLPDHVTYNSLIQMLSKHGHGDEALEILQEAEKLRFKVDKVEYSAIVHAYCKEGKIQKAKELVSEMFSKGCDPDVVTYTSVLDGFCRIGKLDQAKKMMQQMYKHHCKPNAVTYTTFLNGLCRNGKSLEARKMMNMSEEEWWTPNAITYSVVVHGLRREGKLNEACDVVREMIGKGFFPNPVEINLLVHSLCRDGKPREANQLLKECMNKGCAVNVVNFTTVIHGFCQKDDLEAALSLLDDMYLCNKHPDTVTYTALIDALAKTDRIEEATELTMKMLRQGLVPSPVTYRSVIHQYCRKGRVEDLLKLLKKMLLKSRFQTAYNLVIEKLCKFGYLEEANSLLGEVLRTASRTDAKTCHVLMESYLNVGIPMSAYKVACRMFNRNLIPDLKLCEKVSKRLVVEGKLEEADRLVLRFVERGHVSAQEPKHLHN, translated from the coding sequence ATGTTATTCATTATCaacttctattttaaatttggaagaaaGCAAATCAGATTCCATGAACTGAATTATCTAAATAAGTTTCAACGAGGTGTTGCCAATTCTGATTTTGTTCTGAATGGAGTTGTTTACAAGTGCTTCGACCATTTTTGTTTACACCCTTTAGCATGTACTGAATTTGGTGCATTTTTCTCGTCTTCTTCTTGGAGAGATTCGAGTTTTGGTCGGAGTTTAAGAACTTACTGCACTGATATTTATGGGAGAAATAATGGGTCTGATGCTGCAAATGACGAATTTCAGAAAACTGATTTGGAGGATACCGGAGATTCGAGTTTCTTTGGAAGTCCCAGTGAGGAACATGGAAAGGAACGGCACTTTAAGTTCGGTGATGATATAGAGGCTGAGGAGTCCAACGAcgaagaagaggaagatggGGATCTTGGTGATGCTGCGGATCTTTTGGGGTCTAATTTGTCTAATAGAGATCCTGGACAAGGAAATGATTgcaaaaaagttgaaattggTGAAGATGTATTTAGACATTCCTTAGTGAGAGATACTTGTAAACTGATCCAGCTAAGTTCCTCTTGGAATCGAAAGTTTGAAGGGGAATTGAGGTATTTAGTAAGAAGCCTAAATCCGCTGCAGGTTTGTGCTGTTTTGCTCTCTCAGGAAGACGAAAGAAATGCTTTGCGGTTCTTCTACTGGGCAGATAGATTGTGGCGGTATAGACATGATTCATCTGTGTACTTAGTTATGCTTGAGATACTCAGTAAGACCAAATTATGTCAAGGTGCTAAACGTATTCTCCGACTTATGACTCGTAGAAGAATTCAGCTTTGTCCTGAAgcttttggttttgtaatGGTGTCATATAGCCGGGCAGGAAGATTAAGGGATGCAATGAAGGTCTTGACCTTGATGCAGAAGGCAGGTGTTGAGCCTAATTTGTCTATTTGTAACACTGCAATCCATATTTTGGTCATGGGAAATGAGTTAAAGAAGGCGTTGAGGTTTGCAGAACGTATGGTTCTTATTGGCATTGCTCCAAATGTTGTGACTTATAACTGTTTAATCAAGGGCTATTGTAATGTGCATCAGGTTGACCAAGCCATGGAACTAATTGATCAAATGCCATCTAAGGGATGTTCTCCTGATAAAGTTAGTTACTATACTGTCATGGGACTCCTCTGTAGAGATAAGAGGCTGAATGAAATTAGGgaattgattaagaaaatgCAGACGGACAGTAAATTATTACCAGATCACGTTACTTACAATTCTCTAATCCAGATGCTTTCAAAGCATGGCCACGGAGATGAGGCTCTAGAGATTCTGCAGGAAGCAGAAAAATTGCGATTTAAGGTTGACAAGGTTGAGTATAGTGCAATAGTTCATGCATACTGCAAGGAAGGAAAGATTCAGAAGGCAAAAGAGCTTGTTAGTGAAATGTTCTCCAAGGGCTGTGATCCAGATGTTGTAACATACACCTCTGTCCTTGATGGGTTTTGTCGCATAGGGAAACTTGATCAAGCAAAAAAGATGATGCAACAGATGTACAAGCATCACTGCAAACCTAATGCTGTAACATATACAACATTTCTAAATGGTCTCTGCCGCAATGGGAAATCTTTAGAAGCTAGAAAGATGATGAATATGAGTGAGGAAGAGTGGTGGACACCTAATGCCATTACTTATAGTGTTGTAGTTCATGGGTTGCGCCGTGAAGGGAAATTGAACGAAGCTTGTGATGTAGTCAGGGAGATGATTGGAAAAGGTTTCTTTCCAAATCCagttgaaattaatttattggtaCATTCTCTTTGCAGGGATGGGAAACCACGTGAAGCTAATCAGTTACTGAAGGAGTGCATGAACAAGGGTTGTGCTGTTAATGTAGTTAATTTCACCACTGTCATTCATGGATTTTGTCAGAAAGATGATTTGGAAGCTGCACTGTCATTGCTGGATGATATGTACCTTTGTAACAAGCACCCTGATACTGTGACATACACAGCATTAATTGATGCATTGGCCAAGACTGACCGTATAGAAGAAGCCACTGAACTTACAATGAAGATGCTGAGGCAAGGATTGGTTCCTTCTCCTGTTACATACAGGTCTGTCATCCACCAGTATTGTCGAAAGGGTAGGGTAGaagatttgttgaaattaCTGAAGAAGATGCTGTTGAAAAGCAGATTTCAAACAGcatataatttagttattgagaAACTATGTAAGTTTGGATACCTCGAGGAGGCCAATAGCCTTTTAGGTGAGGTTTTGCGGACGGCTTCAAGAACCGATGCTAAAACTTGTCATGTACTCATGGAGAGTTATTTAAATGTTGGAATTCCTATGTCAGCATATAAAGTTGCTTGTAGAATGTTCAATAGAAATCTAATTCCTGATTTAAAGTTATGTGAGAAGGTCAGCAAGAGGCTTGTGGTAGAAGGAAAATTGGAGGAGGCCGACAGGCTTGTCTTACGGTTTGTTGAGCGTGGTCATGTGTCGGCTCAAGAACCAAAACACTTGCACAACTAA
- the LOC101214052 gene encoding CBL-interacting serine/threonine-protein kinase 23, producing the protein MASRSSGHSKTRVGRYELGRTLGEGSFAKVKFARNCETGENVAIKILDKERILKHKMIGQIKREISTMKLIRHPNVIRMYEVMASKTKIYIVLEFVTGGELFDKISCKGRLKEDEARKYFQQLINAVDYCHSRGVCHRDLKPENLLLDASGVLKVSDFGLSALPQQVRGDGLLHTTCGTPNYVAPEVIDNKGYFGAKADLWSCGVILFVLMAGYLPFEESNLMQLYKKIFKADFTCPPWFSSSAKKLIKRILDPNPLTRITIAEVLENDWFKKGYKAPSFKNDEISLDNIDDIFNESEATDSLVVERREDRSASLASPVTMNAFELISKSRGLNLATLFEKQMGIIKRETRFTSNCPADEIISKIKNTAVPLGFDVKINNFKMKLQGEKTGRKGHLSVATEIFQVAPSLHMVELRKAGGDTLEFQMFYNNLSTGLKDIVWKYGDEVEQESKGTN; encoded by the exons ATGGCTTCCAGGTCCAGCGGTCATAGCAAAACGCGGGTCGGGAGATACGAGCTGGGACGAACCCTTGGAGAGGGCAGCTTCGCCAAGGTTAAGTTTGCTCGTAACTGCGAGACAGGGGAGAACGTAGCCATCAAAATCCTGGACAAAGAGCGCATTCTCAAACACAAGATGATCGGGCAG ATTAAACGTGAAATATCCACTATGAAACTCATTAGACATCCAAATGTCATTCGCATGTATGAG GTGATGGCTAGCAAGACCAAGATATATATTGTCTTGGAATTTGTAACGGGTGGAGAACTGTTTGACAAAATT TCATGTAAGGGGAGactgaaagaagatgaagcaAGAAAGTATTTTCAGCAGTTAATAAATGCAGTGGATTATTGTCATAGCAGAGGTGTTTGTCATCGAGACCTAAAG CCAGAGAATTTATTACTGGATGCTAGTGGTGTTCTAAAGGTTTCAGATTTTGGATTGAGTGCTCTACCGCAACAAGTTCGA GGCGATGGATTACTTCACACTACTTGTGGAACACCCAATTATGTTGCTCCAGAG GTTATCGACAATAAAGGGTACTTTGGAGCAAAGGCTGACCTATGGTCATGTGGGGTTATCCTTTTTGTCCTCATGGCAGGCTACTTGCCATTTGAAGAATCCAATCTCATGCAACTGTATAAAAAG ATATTCAAGGCGGACTTCACATGTCCTCCATGGTTCTCCTCTAGTGCCAAGAAATTAATCAAGAGGATCCTGGATCCGAATCCATTAACT AGAATTACTATTGCTGAAGTCCTTGAGAATGATTGGTTTAAGAAAGGATACAAGGCACCCAGTTTCAAAAATGACGAAATCAGTCTTGATAACATTGATGACATCTTTAATGAATCAGAG GCTACTGATAGCCTTGTTGTTGAGCGGAGAGAAGATAGATCTGCATCACTTGCGTCACCTGTCACCATGAATGCATTTGAGCTCATCTCTAAATCTCGGGGCCTCAACCTTGCCACACTCTTTGAGAAGCAAATG GGCATAATTAAACGTGAAACAAGATTCACATCCAATTGTCCAGCAGATGAAATCATTTCGAAGATAAAAAACACTGCTGTTCCTTTGGGTTTTGATGTGAAGATTAATAACTTCAAG ATGAAGCTCCAAGGCGAAAAAACTGGACGCAAAGGTCATTTATCGGTCGCAACAGAG ATTTTTCAGGTTGCTCCTTCGCTGCATATGGTGGAGCTTCGCAAAGCTGGAGGCGACACTTTAGAATTTCAAATG TTCTATAATAACCTCTCAACGGGACTGAAAGATATTGTATGGAAATACGGAGACGAGGTGGAGCAGGAAAGTAAGG GTacaaattga
- the LOC101213567 gene encoding solanesyl diphosphate synthase 3, chloroplastic/mitochondrial, with translation MLFYRGLSRISRISRNSSCCRWFLSHRSDTRPVLIPNVPSLHPSESDRQALGCREIMYLASPAFHGLGRHIHHQSSSVVEEQLDPFSLVADELSLLANRLRAMVVAEVPKLASAAEYFFKLGVEGKRFRPTVLLLMATALNMPISKPLPHLVEDNLTMDLRTRQQCVAEITEMIHVASLLHDDVLDDADTRRGIGSLNFVMGNKISVLAGDFLLSRACVALASLKNTEVVSLIAQVVEHLVTGETMQMTTTSDQRYSMEYYMQKTYYKTASLISNSCKSVALLAGQTAEVAMLAYEYGKNLGLAYQLIDDVLDFTGTSASLGKGSLSDIHHGIITAPLLFAMEEFPQLRTVVERGFDNTENVDIAMEYLGKSHGIQRARELAAMHANLAAEAIDSLPENNDEDVRKSRRALVDLTQRVITRTK, from the exons ATGTTGTTTTATCGTGGACTTTCCCGGATTTCGAGGATTTCCAGAAACAGCTCCTGTTGTCGGTGGTTTCTTTCTCATCGATCAGACACTCGTCCAGTTCTTATACCCAACGTTCCATCTTTGCATCCTTCGGAATCTGATCGCCAG GCTCTAGGATGCAGAGAAATCATGTACTTGGCTTCCCCCGCTTTTCATGGTTTGGGACGTCATATTCATCATCAAAGCAGCTCTGTAGTTGAG GAACAGCTTGATCCGTTCTCACTAGTTGCAGATGAGCTATCACTTCTTGCCAATAGACTACGGGCAATGGTAGTTGCGGAG GTTCCAAAACTTGCTTCTGCCGCCGaatatttcttcaaattggGAGTTGAAGGGAAGAGATTTCGTCCAACg GTTTTATTGCTAATGGCAACAGCTTTAAATATGCCAATTTCTAAACCTCTTCCTCATTTAGTAGAAGACAATTTGACAATGGATCTACGCACAAGGCAACAATGTGTAGCTGAAATAACAGAAATGATTCAT GTGGCCAGCCTTCTACATGACGATGTACTGGATGATGCAGACACAAGACGTGGCATTGGTTCATTGAATTTTGTGATGGGAAATAAG ATATCAGTTTTAGCTGGAGACTTTTTGCTTTCTCGAGCGTGTGTTGCACTTGCCTCTTTGAAAAACACTGAG gTCGTATCATTAATAGCACAAGTTGTTGAACATCTAGTGACTGGTGAAACTATGCAAATGACCACTACATCTGATCAACGTTATAG CATGGAATATTACATGCAGAAGACGTATTACAAGACTGCATCACTGATTTCCAACAGTTGCAAATCTGTAGCCCTTCTTGCCGGGCAAACAGCTGAAGTTGCGATGTTGGCTTATGAGTATGGAAAAAATCTG GGGTTAGCATATCAACTGATTGATGATGTTCTTGACTTCACTGGAACTTCTGCTTCACTTGGAAAGGGCTCTTTATCTGACATACACCAT GGAATCATCACAGCTCCATTGTTATTTGCCATGGAAGAGTTTCCCCAGTTGCGTACAGTTGTGGAACGTGGTTTTGACAATACTGAAAACGTTGATATT GCAATGGAGTACCTTGGTAAGAGTCATGGAATTCAACGTGCGAGAGAGTTAGCAGCAATGCACGCCAATCTAGCTGCAGAAGCTATCGATTCTCTACCCGAGAACAATGATGAAGACGTAAGAAAGTCAAGAAGGGCGCTTGTAGATCTCACCCAAAGAGTCATTACAAGAACAAAGTGA